A genomic stretch from Mycobacterium malmoense includes:
- a CDS encoding GNAT family N-acetyltransferase — MDIFEGCPTEDLVPLAACVQPLRAAAGQVLMQQGERAVSFLLISSGTAEIKHVGADGAVAVEHVSAGMIVGEIALLRDIPRIATVTAAEPLTGWIGDNDAFTRMVHIPGIMPRLLRTVRQRLAAFITPIPIRVRDGTRLMLRPVLPGDSERTVHGHIQFSSETLYRRFMTARLPTPALMHYLSEVDYVDHFVWVVTDGSDPVADARFVRDESDPTIAEIAFTVADAYQGRGIGSFLIGALSIAAEVNGVERFSARMLSDNVPMRAIMDHYGAVWQREDVGVITTVIDVPRRRTFGRDTANQIERVARQVIEAVG, encoded by the coding sequence ATGGACATCTTCGAGGGATGCCCCACCGAGGATTTGGTGCCCTTGGCGGCGTGCGTTCAGCCGCTACGCGCCGCGGCCGGCCAGGTGCTGATGCAGCAGGGCGAGCGGGCCGTCTCGTTCCTGCTCATTTCGTCGGGCACCGCCGAGATCAAACACGTCGGCGCCGACGGCGCGGTGGCCGTCGAGCACGTATCCGCCGGCATGATCGTCGGAGAGATCGCCCTGTTGCGCGACATCCCGCGGATCGCGACGGTCACCGCGGCCGAACCGCTGACCGGGTGGATCGGTGACAACGACGCCTTCACCCGGATGGTGCACATTCCCGGGATCATGCCGCGGCTGTTGCGCACGGTGCGGCAGCGTCTCGCCGCGTTCATCACCCCGATCCCGATACGGGTTCGCGACGGAACCCGCCTGATGCTGCGCCCGGTCCTGCCCGGCGACAGCGAGCGGACCGTGCACGGGCACATCCAATTCTCCAGCGAGACCCTGTATCGGCGGTTCATGACGGCCCGCCTTCCCACGCCGGCGTTGATGCACTACCTGTCCGAGGTCGACTACGTCGACCACTTCGTCTGGGTGGTGACCGACGGGAGCGACCCGGTGGCCGACGCGCGCTTTGTTCGTGACGAGAGCGATCCGACGATCGCCGAGATCGCGTTCACCGTCGCCGACGCCTACCAGGGTCGGGGGATCGGCAGCTTCCTGATCGGCGCGCTGTCCATCGCAGCCGAGGTCAACGGGGTCGAAAGGTTTTCCGCGCGAATGCTTTCCGACAATGTGCCGATGCGCGCGATCATGGACCACTACGGCGCGGTGTGGCAGCGCGAAGACGTCGGCGTCATCACCACCGTCATCGACGTGCCCCGGCGGCGCACCTTCGGGCGCGACACGGCCAACCAGATCGAGCGCGTCGCCCGCCAGGTGATCGAAGCGGTCGGATGA
- the glp gene encoding molybdotransferase-like divisome protein Glp: MRSVEEQQARITAAAVAPRPIRVAIAEAQGLMCAEEVVTERPMPGFDQAAIDGYAVRSVDVLGVGEVGGEGFGEASDESADESAGDGLVLPVMGTIEAGSRTPSRLQPRQAVRVQTGAPLPTLADAVLPLRWTDGGTSRVRILRGAPSGAYVRRAGDDVQPGDVAVRAGTIIGAAQVGLLAAVGRERVLVHPRPRLSVMAVGGELVDISRNPGNGQVYDVNSYALAAAGRDAGAEVNRVGIVSNDPKELRELVEGQINRAEVVVIAGAVGGAAAEAVRTALSELGEMEVVRVAMHPGSVQGFGQLGREGVPTFLLPANPVSALVVFEVMVRPLIRLSLGKRQPMRRIVQARALSPITSVAGRKGYLRGQLMRDQDTGEYLVQALGGAPGASSHLLATLAEANCLVVVPSGAEQIRTGEIVDVAFLAQRG, translated from the coding sequence GTGCGTTCTGTGGAGGAGCAGCAGGCCCGGATAACGGCCGCCGCGGTGGCCCCGCGGCCGATACGTGTCGCGATTGCCGAGGCGCAGGGATTGATGTGCGCCGAGGAAGTGGTGACCGAGCGGCCCATGCCGGGCTTCGATCAGGCCGCGATCGACGGCTATGCGGTGCGCAGCGTCGACGTGCTGGGCGTCGGCGAGGTGGGTGGCGAAGGCTTCGGCGAAGCGTCCGACGAGTCAGCCGACGAGTCAGCCGGCGACGGATTGGTGCTGCCGGTGATGGGAACCATCGAGGCCGGTTCGCGCACGCCCAGCCGGCTGCAGCCGCGACAGGCCGTCCGGGTGCAGACCGGGGCCCCGTTGCCCACGCTGGCCGATGCGGTCCTGCCGCTGCGGTGGACGGACGGCGGGACGTCGCGCGTGCGGATTCTGCGCGGGGCGCCGTCGGGCGCCTATGTGCGCCGCGCCGGCGACGACGTCCAGCCCGGCGACGTTGCCGTGCGCGCCGGAACGATCATCGGCGCGGCACAGGTCGGGCTGCTGGCGGCGGTCGGCCGCGAGCGGGTGTTGGTGCATCCGCGCCCGCGGTTGTCGGTCATGGCCGTCGGTGGCGAGCTGGTCGACATCTCGCGCAACCCGGGCAACGGGCAGGTGTACGACGTCAACTCCTATGCGTTGGCGGCCGCGGGCCGGGACGCCGGCGCGGAGGTCAACCGCGTCGGCATCGTCAGCAACGACCCCAAGGAGCTCCGCGAGCTCGTGGAAGGCCAGATCAATCGCGCCGAGGTCGTGGTGATCGCCGGCGCGGTCGGGGGCGCCGCGGCCGAGGCCGTGCGGACGGCGCTTTCCGAGCTCGGCGAGATGGAGGTCGTCCGGGTGGCCATGCATCCGGGATCCGTCCAGGGCTTTGGGCAGCTGGGGCGCGAGGGCGTTCCGACATTTCTGCTGCCGGCCAACCCGGTCAGCGCGCTGGTGGTCTTCGAGGTGATGGTCCGGCCGCTGATCCGGCTGTCGTTGGGCAAGCGCCAGCCGATGCGTCGGATCGTGCAGGCCCGTGCGCTGTCGCCGATCACGTCGGTCGCCGGGCGCAAGGGCTACCTTCGCGGTCAGCTGATGCGTGACCAGGACACCGGTGAGTATTTGGTGCAGGCACTGGGTGGGGCGCCCGGGGCTTCGTCGCACTTGCTGGCGACCCTCGCCGAAGCGAACTGCCTGGTGGTGGTTCCCAGCGGCGCCGAGCAGATCCGCACCGGCGAGATCGTCGACGTCGCCTTCCTGGCTCAGCGCGGCTAG
- the sepX gene encoding divisome protein SepX/GlpR produces MPSIPQSLLWISLVVLWLFVLVPMLISKRDAVRRTSDVALATRVLNGGAGSRLVKRGGPAAGHRSDPHWTPEEDPVEEDFAESAQEAEASDASDADREDTRPVVMKVAAAEHTDPDYLDVEVVEDSGALPAGAGAEVAEPVADGVDEDEADEEAGDEADADADDDLGDGYEYVEDSSGLEPEEDRDEDANPRASVAPGSSRRRRFDTQTAAAVSARKYAFRKRVLMVMAVVLVGSATAAFEVSPSAWWLCGTATATTVLYLAYLRRQTRIEERVRRRRMQRMARARLGVENAYDRGYDVVPSRLRRPGAVVLEIDDEDPIFEHLDNAMAMPTFGWPRDLPRAVGE; encoded by the coding sequence ATGCCAAGCATCCCGCAGTCGTTGTTGTGGATTTCGCTGGTGGTGCTCTGGCTATTCGTGCTGGTTCCGATGCTCATCAGCAAACGCGATGCCGTGCGGCGCACCAGCGACGTGGCCCTGGCGACCCGGGTACTCAACGGGGGTGCCGGTTCCCGGCTGGTCAAGCGCGGTGGCCCCGCTGCGGGTCATCGCAGCGATCCGCACTGGACGCCGGAGGAAGACCCGGTCGAGGAGGACTTCGCCGAGTCCGCCCAGGAAGCCGAGGCCTCCGATGCTTCCGATGCCGACCGGGAGGACACCCGTCCGGTCGTCATGAAGGTCGCGGCGGCCGAGCACACCGATCCCGACTACCTCGACGTCGAGGTCGTCGAGGATTCCGGGGCCCTTCCGGCGGGAGCAGGAGCCGAGGTGGCCGAGCCCGTCGCCGACGGCGTCGATGAGGACGAGGCCGACGAAGAGGCTGGGGACGAGGCCGACGCAGACGCCGACGACGATCTGGGCGACGGATACGAATATGTCGAGGACTCATCCGGTTTGGAGCCCGAAGAGGACCGCGACGAGGACGCGAATCCGCGGGCGTCCGTCGCGCCGGGCAGCTCACGGCGGCGCCGATTCGACACCCAGACCGCCGCCGCGGTCAGCGCCCGGAAGTACGCCTTCCGCAAGCGCGTGCTGATGGTGATGGCGGTCGTCCTGGTTGGCTCGGCCACGGCCGCGTTCGAGGTGTCGCCGAGCGCCTGGTGGCTGTGCGGAACCGCCACCGCCACGACCGTGCTCTACCTGGCCTATTTGCGCAGGCAGACCCGGATCGAGGAAAGGGTCCGTCGTCGCCGGATGCAGCGGATGGCACGCGCGCGGCTCGGCGTGGAGAACGCCTACGACCGCGGATACGACGTGGTGCCGTCGCGGCTGCGGCGCCCCGGCGCGGTGGTCTTGGAAATCGACGACGAGGACCCGATCTTCGAGCATTTGGACAACGCGATGGCGATGCCGACCTTCGGTTGGCCCAGGGACCTGCCGCGCGCCGTTGGCGAGTAG
- a CDS encoding DUF5642 family protein: MRPFRIGLVLLLLVTACAHPPAHAPSAAPTPSTHGLTVHPANIKRIVRELPPHDEVTTGIPGGASPRVIWTLEAAATAKPPQCATLADPGDGRGQSAQGVSGSGDGGIVDAVVVALPGPVDLDHNLVAACGRWTMTDTHTTASVRLADAPHIDGADTLAMTVDIRSSVESGAEIDSRAYTFTAYLGDYYAFTTLTTDPGSALPALPPQFAADLLVKTVSTLRS, translated from the coding sequence ATGCGGCCGTTCCGGATTGGCCTGGTGCTCCTCCTGCTGGTGACCGCGTGCGCTCATCCGCCCGCGCACGCGCCGTCCGCCGCGCCCACGCCGTCGACCCATGGCCTGACCGTCCACCCCGCCAACATCAAGCGGATCGTTCGCGAGCTGCCGCCCCACGATGAAGTCACCACCGGCATTCCCGGCGGAGCCTCACCCAGGGTGATCTGGACCCTCGAAGCGGCCGCGACCGCAAAGCCCCCCCAATGTGCCACACTCGCCGACCCGGGCGATGGGCGCGGCCAATCCGCACAGGGCGTGTCCGGATCGGGCGACGGCGGCATCGTCGACGCGGTCGTCGTTGCTTTGCCAGGTCCCGTCGACCTCGACCACAACCTGGTCGCGGCATGTGGCCGTTGGACCATGACCGACACACACACGACGGCCAGTGTTCGCCTCGCCGACGCCCCGCACATCGACGGCGCCGACACGCTCGCCATGACGGTCGACATCAGGTCATCGGTTGAGTCGGGTGCCGAAATCGATTCGCGGGCATATACATTCACCGCATACCTGGGCGACTACTATGCGTTTACCACGCTGACCACCGATCCGGGTTCGGCGCTGCCCGCGCTGCCGCCCCAATTCGCCGCCGATCTGCTTGTCAAAACGGTGTCCACGTTACGCAGCTGA
- a CDS encoding 5-formyltetrahydrofolate cyclo-ligase, whose product MATASKAALRERLLAARRSVADDVRAAEARMLSERLELVATSGSTVCAYVPVATEPGSIEMLDVLLRRSGRVLLPVARTTGDLPLPLRWGEYRPGALARGPWGLLEPLEPWLPESALAEAGLVIVPALAVDRRGVRLGRGRGFYDRSLDDRNPRASLIAVVRDVEFVDELPSEPHDVPMTHALTPGRGLIALPARE is encoded by the coding sequence ATGGCAACCGCGAGCAAGGCCGCGTTGCGCGAACGACTGCTGGCCGCCCGGCGCAGTGTTGCCGACGACGTTCGCGCCGCCGAGGCCCGCATGCTCAGCGAGCGGCTGGAGCTCGTGGCGACCAGCGGCAGCACCGTCTGCGCGTATGTGCCGGTGGCCACCGAGCCGGGGTCCATCGAGATGCTGGACGTATTGCTGCGCCGGTCGGGGCGGGTGCTGCTGCCGGTGGCGCGCACCACGGGCGACCTGCCGTTGCCGCTGAGGTGGGGCGAATACCGGCCGGGCGCGCTTGCCCGCGGGCCGTGGGGGCTGCTCGAGCCGCTCGAGCCGTGGCTGCCGGAGTCGGCGCTGGCCGAGGCGGGCCTGGTGATCGTCCCGGCGCTGGCGGTCGACCGTCGGGGCGTGCGGCTGGGCCGGGGGCGCGGCTTCTACGACCGCTCGCTGGACGACCGGAACCCGCGGGCGAGCCTCATCGCGGTGGTGCGTGATGTGGAGTTCGTTGACGAGCTGCCGTCGGAGCCGCACGACGTACCGATGACCCACGCGCTCACGCCCGGGCGCGGCCTGATCGCGCTCCCGGCCCGGGAATGA
- a CDS encoding UTP--glucose-1-phosphate uridylyltransferase, with product MSRPEVPIPFTAIVPAAGLGTRFLPATKTVPKELLPVVDTPGIELVAEEAAAAGAERLVIVTSEGKDGVVAHFVEDLVLEGTLEARGKKAMLDKVRRAPQLIKVESVVQAEPLGLGHAIGCVEPTLAADEDAVMVLLPDDLVLPTGVLETMSKVRARHGGTVLCAIEVPPEEISAYGVFDVEPVPGFPDNPDVLRVKGMVEKPKAEDAPSMYAAAGRYVLDRAVFDALRRIDRGAGGEVQLTDAIALLIKEGHPVHVVVHRGSRHDLGNPGGYLKAAVDFALDRDDYGPDLRRWLVARLGLTEQ from the coding sequence ATGTCACGCCCAGAAGTTCCGATCCCCTTTACGGCGATCGTCCCCGCGGCCGGCCTGGGTACTCGTTTCCTGCCCGCGACCAAGACGGTGCCCAAGGAGCTGCTGCCGGTCGTCGACACTCCCGGCATCGAGCTTGTCGCCGAAGAGGCGGCCGCGGCCGGCGCGGAACGCCTGGTGATCGTCACCTCCGAGGGCAAGGACGGGGTCGTCGCGCACTTCGTCGAAGACCTGGTGCTGGAGGGCACGCTCGAGGCGCGGGGCAAGAAGGCGATGCTCGACAAGGTGCGCCGCGCGCCGCAGCTGATCAAGGTCGAGTCCGTCGTCCAGGCGGAACCGCTCGGACTGGGCCATGCCATCGGCTGTGTGGAACCCACGCTGGCGGCCGACGAGGACGCCGTCATGGTGCTGCTGCCCGACGACCTGGTGCTGCCGACCGGCGTCTTGGAGACGATGTCGAAGGTGCGGGCCCGTCACGGCGGCACGGTGTTGTGTGCCATCGAGGTGCCGCCCGAAGAGATCAGCGCCTACGGGGTTTTCGACGTCGAGCCGGTCCCCGGGTTTCCCGACAATCCCGACGTGCTGAGGGTCAAGGGCATGGTCGAAAAGCCGAAGGCCGAAGATGCCCCGTCGATGTATGCCGCGGCGGGCCGCTACGTGCTCGACCGCGCCGTCTTCGACGCGTTGCGACGCATCGACCGTGGGGCGGGCGGCGAAGTGCAGCTCACCGACGCGATCGCGCTGCTGATCAAGGAGGGTCACCCGGTGCATGTCGTGGTGCATCGCGGATCTCGACACGACTTGGGAAATCCTGGCGGCTACCTCAAGGCTGCGGTTGACTTTGCATTGGATCGTGACGACTATGGCCCGGATTTGCGGCGATGGTTGGTGGCGCGATTGGGCCTGACCGAGCAGTAG
- a CDS encoding D-glycero-alpha-D-manno-heptose-1,7-bisphosphate 7-phosphatase produces the protein MAAPDLRNVRTVFLDRDGTINVKAAPGEYITSPAEVILLPGAAKAVAALNAAGLRTVLVTNQRWLSDPSADPARFAAIHDRLEQLLADEGARLDAAYHCPHAADTCDCRKPGAGMLLRAAREHGVDLAESVVIGDSDADVMAGRAVGAATVLLRPGTEEAAGADVVVDDLAAAVELILSARESRTTFA, from the coding sequence ATGGCCGCACCCGATCTGCGGAACGTGCGCACCGTCTTCCTGGACCGAGACGGGACGATCAACGTCAAGGCCGCCCCGGGCGAGTACATCACCTCGCCCGCGGAGGTGATTCTGTTGCCCGGCGCGGCCAAGGCGGTGGCCGCCCTGAACGCGGCCGGCCTGCGTACCGTTCTGGTGACCAACCAGCGTTGGCTGTCGGATCCGTCGGCAGATCCGGCACGTTTCGCCGCCATCCACGACCGTCTGGAACAACTCCTGGCGGACGAAGGCGCCCGGCTCGATGCCGCCTATCACTGCCCGCATGCCGCGGATACGTGTGACTGCCGCAAGCCCGGCGCCGGCATGTTGTTGCGCGCGGCGCGGGAGCACGGCGTGGACTTGGCCGAGTCGGTCGTGATCGGTGACAGCGACGCCGATGTGATGGCGGGCCGAGCCGTCGGCGCTGCGACCGTCCTGCTGCGCCCCGGCACCGAAGAAGCCGCCGGTGCCGACGTCGTGGTCGACGACCTCGCCGCCGCCGTCGAGCTCATCTTGAGCGCCAGGGAATCGCGCACTACCTTCGCGTGA
- a CDS encoding ribbon-helix-helix domain-containing protein, with the protein MRTTRQLSITLPNDMADALRQRVRSGEYASESEVIREGLRALFARDQAVEAWLREGVATAYDAVVADHSRAVTAQSVRARLAAEQAGSA; encoded by the coding sequence ATGCGAACGACGCGGCAACTGAGCATCACGCTCCCGAACGATATGGCCGATGCGCTGCGCCAACGGGTGCGCTCGGGCGAGTACGCCAGCGAAAGCGAAGTGATCCGCGAGGGACTGCGGGCGTTGTTCGCCCGTGATCAGGCTGTTGAGGCTTGGCTTCGTGAGGGGGTTGCCACAGCGTATGACGCGGTAGTCGCCGACCATTCGCGTGCTGTCACTGCGCAGTCAGTGCGTGCGCGACTGGCTGCCGAGCAGGCCGGGAGCGCGTGA
- a CDS encoding GNAT family N-acetyltransferase, with protein sequence MNLLRTSSRHPGWPLDVGPLRVQAGVVRLRAVRMRDGAQWSRIRLADRAHLEPWEPSADGDWTLRHTVAAWPALCSGLRAEARKGHMLPYVIELDGRFCGQLTIGNVTHGALRSAWIGYWVPRSATGGGVATAALALGLDHCFGPVMLHRVEATVRPENAASRAVLAKVGFREEGLLRRYLEVDRAWRDHLLMAITVEEVQGSVAASLVRAGHASWA encoded by the coding sequence ATGAACCTGTTGCGCACCAGTTCTCGTCATCCCGGTTGGCCCTTGGATGTGGGGCCGCTGCGGGTCCAGGCGGGCGTCGTCCGGTTGCGGGCGGTGCGGATGCGCGACGGCGCGCAGTGGAGCCGGATCCGGTTGGCCGACCGCGCGCATCTCGAACCCTGGGAGCCCAGCGCGGATGGCGATTGGACGCTACGGCACACGGTTGCCGCATGGCCGGCGTTGTGTTCCGGTCTGCGAGCGGAGGCCCGCAAGGGGCACATGCTGCCGTACGTCATCGAGCTCGACGGGCGGTTCTGCGGCCAGTTGACCATCGGCAACGTCACCCATGGGGCGCTGCGATCGGCGTGGATCGGCTACTGGGTGCCACGGTCGGCGACCGGCGGCGGGGTGGCCACCGCGGCGTTGGCGCTGGGCCTCGATCACTGCTTCGGTCCGGTCATGCTGCATCGCGTGGAGGCCACCGTGCGTCCGGAAAACGCCGCAAGCCGGGCCGTGCTGGCAAAGGTCGGGTTCCGAGAAGAAGGCCTCCTGCGCCGCTACCTCGAGGTTGACCGGGCCTGGCGCGACCACTTGTTGATGGCCATCACGGTCGAAGAGGTTCAGGGATCGGTGGCGGCGAGCCTGGTCCGCGCCGGTCACGCGAGCTGGGCTTGA
- a CDS encoding D-sedoheptulose-7-phosphate isomerase, with product MAGMSASDVVPPSVELVQERLADTIAVKQQMLAGPCAAQAVEVARQMIGSLRSGGKVIFFGNGGSAQDAGHLAAELMGRFAFDRPGLAAISLPDATAAMTAIGNDYSYDEVFARQVLAVGRPGDVVVGLSTSGNSPNVVRALEAAGQAGMTTVALTGTRGGKVAGLAGTCIRVPSDDTGRIQEACLHLGHTICEMVEAALFPRTS from the coding sequence ATGGCTGGCATGAGCGCGTCGGATGTCGTCCCCCCGAGCGTGGAGCTGGTCCAGGAAAGATTGGCGGACACGATCGCGGTCAAGCAGCAGATGCTGGCCGGCCCTTGTGCGGCGCAGGCCGTCGAGGTGGCGCGTCAGATGATCGGCTCCCTGCGCTCCGGTGGAAAGGTGATCTTCTTCGGCAACGGCGGGTCCGCGCAGGACGCGGGACACCTGGCCGCCGAGCTGATGGGCCGCTTCGCTTTCGACCGTCCGGGTCTCGCCGCGATCAGCCTCCCAGACGCCACGGCGGCGATGACGGCGATAGGCAATGATTATTCCTACGACGAGGTGTTCGCCCGCCAGGTGCTCGCCGTCGGCCGCCCGGGAGACGTCGTGGTCGGCCTCAGCACGTCGGGCAACTCACCCAACGTCGTCCGCGCGCTCGAGGCGGCCGGCCAGGCCGGGATGACGACCGTGGCGCTCACCGGCACACGCGGCGGGAAGGTGGCCGGGCTGGCCGGAACCTGCATCCGGGTGCCAAGCGACGACACCGGGCGGATCCAGGAGGCGTGCCTGCATCTGGGCCACACGATTTGCGAGATGGTCGAAGCGGCCTTGTTTCCCAGAACGTCTTGA
- a CDS encoding FmdB family zinc ribbon protein produces MPTYSYACTQCANRFDVVQAFTDDALTTCEKCSGRLRKLFNSVGIVFKGSGFYRTDSRESAKASNGSTNGSSTSESGTGSGSSESKTPSPAEKSTSSATPAAAAAST; encoded by the coding sequence GTGCCGACATATAGCTACGCGTGCACCCAGTGCGCCAACCGCTTCGACGTGGTGCAAGCCTTCACCGACGACGCGCTGACCACATGTGAGAAGTGCTCCGGGCGGCTACGCAAGCTGTTCAACTCCGTTGGCATCGTGTTCAAGGGCAGCGGCTTTTACCGCACCGACAGCCGCGAATCGGCCAAGGCGTCGAACGGTTCGACCAACGGGTCCTCGACGAGCGAGTCGGGGACCGGTTCGGGTTCGAGCGAAAGCAAGACGCCGAGCCCGGCGGAGAAGTCGACCAGCAGCGCCACGCCGGCCGCCGCGGCCGCCTCGACCTAA
- a CDS encoding GHMP kinase, translated as MTRPRIRARAPLRISFAGGGTDVPPFPSTEGGCVLSATIDRYAQGSLAPRTDRIVTIESVDFKTTTEMTLDSEILYDGSLDLIKAAVRRFGRDGTDGYDLVLRSSAPPGSGLGSSSTMMVALTGLLAEHYGVPMGEYETAQLACAIEREDLGITGGMQDLYAATFGGFNFIEFTDRVIVNPLRIREEIAFELELSLLLCFTGITRDSARVIEDQTRRAATGSGDTLAGLRAQKELAVAMKAALLTGKLNDFGALLGEAWTQKKRMSPYITNERIDELYDLALTNGALGGKLTGAGGGGYILLFCDFTKKHRLIESLESAGATVTEFAFESKGLTTWLA; from the coding sequence ATGACACGCCCACGAATCCGCGCACGTGCGCCGCTGCGGATTTCGTTCGCGGGAGGCGGCACCGACGTACCGCCTTTCCCGTCGACCGAGGGCGGCTGTGTCCTGTCGGCGACCATCGACCGCTACGCTCAGGGCTCCCTCGCCCCGCGCACCGATCGCATCGTCACGATCGAGTCGGTGGACTTCAAGACCACCACCGAGATGACGCTCGACAGCGAGATCCTCTATGACGGCAGCCTTGATCTGATCAAGGCGGCCGTGCGCAGGTTCGGCCGTGACGGCACGGACGGCTACGACCTTGTCCTGCGTTCGAGCGCTCCGCCGGGCTCGGGGCTGGGCTCGTCGTCGACGATGATGGTCGCGCTCACGGGCCTGCTCGCGGAGCACTACGGGGTGCCCATGGGCGAATACGAAACCGCCCAGCTGGCTTGCGCCATCGAACGCGAGGACCTGGGCATCACGGGCGGCATGCAGGACCTCTACGCGGCGACGTTCGGCGGATTCAACTTCATCGAGTTCACCGACCGTGTGATTGTCAACCCGCTGCGCATCCGTGAGGAGATCGCGTTCGAGCTCGAGCTCAGCCTGCTGCTCTGCTTCACGGGTATCACGCGGGACTCCGCACGAGTGATCGAGGACCAAACACGCCGCGCCGCAACGGGTTCGGGAGACACCCTCGCGGGACTACGAGCCCAGAAGGAACTTGCGGTTGCCATGAAGGCCGCACTCCTCACGGGCAAGCTCAACGACTTCGGGGCACTGCTGGGCGAAGCGTGGACCCAGAAGAAACGCATGTCGCCATACATCACCAACGAACGCATCGATGAGCTCTACGACCTCGCCCTGACCAACGGCGCGCTGGGTGGCAAACTCACCGGAGCGGGTGGTGGCGGCTACATCCTGCTGTTCTGCGACTTCACGAAAAAGCACCGCCTCATCGAATCCCTTGAGTCCGCCGGGGCCACCGTCACCGAATTCGCCTTCGAGAGCAAGGGATTGACCACATGGCTGGCATGA
- a CDS encoding type II toxin-antitoxin system RelE/ParE family toxin: MSLSVVFAPEAEDQLVELYRYTAESGSAEVATRYTEEIVAFCEELAAFPHRGRARDDIRTGLRMIGFRRRVVIAFAVLDCGDCRHLPRRP; this comes from the coding sequence GTGAGTCTCAGCGTCGTCTTTGCGCCTGAGGCGGAAGATCAGCTCGTCGAGCTATACCGATATACTGCGGAGTCGGGGTCGGCGGAGGTCGCGACGCGCTACACGGAGGAGATCGTGGCGTTCTGCGAGGAACTGGCCGCTTTCCCGCATCGAGGCAGAGCACGCGATGACATCAGGACAGGACTCCGCATGATCGGCTTCAGGCGGCGAGTGGTTATTGCGTTTGCTGTGCTGGACTGTGGTGATTGTCGGCATCTTCCACGGCGGCCGTGA